The Caenorhabditis elegans chromosome II genome has a segment encoding these proteins:
- the Y54G9A.9 gene encoding HIG1 domain-containing protein (Confirmed by transcript evidence), giving the protein MPKGDYPSLAEYAEAQKKMGSCLPEFRATMIRSVQIGAGFGVPFGFYVAWRQHGRHLKPFLGKSFATWLTSTLTFTCLGLMGGTYSCLRVKFE; this is encoded by the exons ATGCCAAAAGGAGACTATCCATCGCTGGCCGAGTACGCGGAGGCTCAAAAGAAAATGGGCAGCTGCTTGCCGGAATTTCGAGCCACAATGATTAGATCTGTGCAAATTGGCGCTGGTTTTGGCGTTCCTTTTGGGTTTTATGTCGCGTGGCG acaacACGGCCGACACCTCAAGCCATTCCTGGGAAAATCATTTGCCACGTGGCTGACGTCAACACTGACATTCACTTGTCTTGGACTGATGGGCGGCACGTACAGTTGTCTGCGCgtcaaatttgaataa
- the Y54G9A.5 gene encoding BgtE- (Confirmed by transcript evidence) — MKLSIFWISIILLVVCDASAEIPDKLRDEFRRLAISRLDYMLKQGSPNDSLLSMAFIVTNCSVAAASSTASSKIDRKNGQTILEEETCGSAEIHGWCDQKPGRIGILTARSENRTALAHFLCDLDRPKSSNHYERETKILINCAFGLSIFMIALNWYIKCTRAVPVHPSDILNLTGKSQSKYESDSFESITFSSTKSRSKISNLNRSTFCAGPKKFRIIA; from the exons atgaaattatcgattttctggatttCAATCATACTTCTCGTCGTTTGTGATGCTTCCGCCGAGATCCCCGACAAGCTGCGCGACGAATTTCGCAGACTGGCCATTTCAAG attagACTACATGCTGAAACAAGGATCACCGAACGATTCTCTTCTCTCCATGGCATTCATTGTGACGAATTGTAGCGTAGCAGCCGCCAGCTCGACAGCATCCTCAAAAATCGACCGAAAAAATGGACAG acaattctgGAGGAAGAAACGTGTGGAAGCGCCGAAATTCACGGCTGGTGTGACCAAAAGCCCGGCCGAATCGGGATTTTGACGGCGAGAAGTGAAAATCGCACGGCTTTGGCGCATTTTCTGTGCGATTTGG ATCGCCCGAAATCGTCGAACCACTACGAACGAGAGACGAAGATCCTGATCAATTGCGCCTTcggattatcgatttttatgattgCTTTAAA CTGGTACATCAAATGCACCCGCGCCGTGCCCGTCCATCCATCGGACATTCTCAATTTGACGGGAAAATCGCAGAGCAAATACGAGTCGGACAGCTTCGAGAGCATCACCTTCAGCAGCACAAAGTCGCGGtcgaaaatctcgaatttgAATCGCTCGACCTTCTGCGCGGGACCcaagaaatttcgaattattgCCTAA
- the Y54G9A.7 gene encoding DUF1713 domain-containing protein (Confirmed by transcript evidence) gives MSRAVSRLIEACGRLSITQRSQMHFFRPPPTSSILPPLVTPSTTIVEKSIELPSLENPQQIYTFPTLHRSPIVAPGAILTEILEKLAPTAEKGFLIAPGTPNKSPMWLSPRLLTIRRKKMKKHKRRRRYDRDFFKYQKYHREKKLKSEREFQKRMKSLLTELEAFNPEKYVKDTIRMANKEWQDELAPTGRKLYPHWSRFMSLEQLYGLPKSEYIDKRAGLPTPEEAEQIKALKEKYAKLYRKK, from the coding sequence ATGAGCCGAGCAGTATCGCGCCTTATTGAGGCATGCGGCCGCCTGAGTATCACTCAGCGCTCTCAAATGCATTTCTTCCGTCCTCCACCAACTTCATCGATTCTACCGCCACTTGTCACCCCATCGACGACTATAGTCGAGAAATCGATTGAACTTCCATCGCTGGAGAATCCACAGCAAATTTACACCTTCCCAACACTCCACCGCTCACCAATAGTTGCCCCAGGCGCaattttgacggaaattttggaaaaattggctccAACTGCCGAAAAAGGCTTTTTAATTGCTCCAGGAACACCGAATAAATCGCCAATGTGGCTATCGCCTCGTCTGCTCACAATTCgccggaaaaaaatgaagaagcaCAAGCGACGGCGGCGATACGACCGGGATTTCTTCAAATATCAGAAATATCACCGAGAGAAGAAGCTGAAATCGGAACGTGAATTCCAGAAGCGAATGAAGTCGCTGCTCACCGAGCTCGAGGCGTTCAATCCGGAGAAATATGTGAAGGATACGATTCGAATGGCGAATAAGGAGTGGCAGGACGAGCTGGCGCCGACCGGAAGGAAGCTTTACCCGCATTGGAGCCGATTTATGAGCTTGGAGCAGTTGTATGGGCTCCCGAAGAGCGAGTATATTGATAAGAGAGCCGGACTTCCAACCCCAGAAGAAGCCGAGCAGATCAAGGCGTTGAAGGAGAAATACGCGAAATTATATCggaaaaagtag
- the sre-46 gene encoding Serpentine Receptor, class E (Epsilon) (Partially confirmed by transcript evidence) has product MIFIVGSSRQRICYPTYIIQNFELLKFPWLLLEISELFLFIITLFYSIKCSYIVLKVRTFHMNLSVLTVVLIVQFSEILVAKVCSWPYETGFWRLRGLSNASLTNTTLKQWLTDDESEMIEVIDLSTDFPFFFSGYLKLHYAISVSNIFLVIAVERSFACYFLNDYEKKSRFWIAVAIVLVDQMFNLVVAYLFFLFYFSFFYMILITAAPNLVAITLLLYSRHYNLKITRIHEDYAHQSNYTLAARFQAKENVKCFNMIRMVLISLIGILIFGFTTCFALYFNIFPQADSLLNLCMQAVINLSALVMCPAILYSVDSFRNHTFLCKKLKKKRENTSITPHVSTVKNLELMKETEIHFNQLTNTWI; this is encoded by the exons ATGATATTTATCGTTGGAAGTTCTCGGCAACGAATCTGCTATCCTActtatattattcaaaattttgagctctTAAAGTTCCCGTGGCTCCTGCTGGAAATATCGGAGTTGTTTCTATTCATTATAACACTATTTTATTCCATAAAATGCTCATATATCGTGCTAAAAGTTCGGACGTTTCACATGAACTTGTCTGTATTAACTGTGGTGCTCATTGTGCAATTTAGTGAGATTTTGGTGGCCAAGGTGTGCAGTTGGCCATATGAGACTGGGTTTTGGAGATTGCGAG gattatCAAACGCATCCCTAACCAACACAACATTGAAGCAATGGCTAACTGATGATGAATCGGAAATGATTGAAGTTATCGATTTATCAActgattttccatttttcttctcaGGATATCTAAAACTCCACTATGCAATTTCAGTTTCCAATATATTTTTGGTGATCGCCGTAGAGAGATCGTTTGCCTGCTACTTTTTGAATGATTACgagaaaaagtcgagattttggaTTGCTGTGGCCATAgttttggtagatcaaatgttcaatttaGTAGttgcatatttatttttcctattctatttctcatttttctacatGATATTGATTACTGCCGCACCGAATTTGGTGGCGATTACG ctgctcCTCTACTCCCGCCACTACAACCTGAAAATCACGCGAATCCACGAAGACTACGCTCACCAGTCCAACTACACCCTGGCGGCAAGATTTCAGGCCAAAGAGAACGTCAAGTGCTTTAACATGATCCGGATGGTGCTTATATCTTTAATTGGTATCCTGATATTCGGCTTCACCACCTGCTTCGCCTTATACTTTAATATATTCCCGCAAGCCGATTCTCTGCTGAACCTCTGCATGCAAGCAGTTATAAATCTATCGGCTTTGGTGATGTGCCCGGCGATTCTATATTCTGTGGATTCTTTTCGGAATCATAcgtttttatgcaaaaaattgaagaaaaaacgagaaaatacATCTATAACACCACATGTTAGTACggtgaaaaatttggagctgATGAAGGAAACGGAAATTCATTTTAATCAGTTAACGAATACATGGatttaa
- the bub-3 gene encoding Mitotic checkpoint protein bub-3 (Confirmed by transcript evidence), whose protein sequence is MSTYQAATIVAAPNEFRVPFPPFVQISKVQFQREAGSRLLAASGWDGTCRVYEVGKLGDISEKLVFTHGKPLLTCTFAGYNKVAFGGVDHNVKLADIETGNGTQLGSHALAVRCMEFNPMSSLIVSGGWDSSVKLWDARSYGNGAIESVNVSSSVYAMDVLKHTILVGTKDRKIFMYDSRKLREPLQVRDSPLKYQTRAVQFFPTGEAFVVSSIEGRVAVEYVDQSGEEMMKRKYAFKCHREKDTDGTELIHPVHTVAFHPKYGTFATGGADGIVNIWDPFNRKRIIQLHKFETSISSLSFNEDGSQLAIATSYQYEKEIDPSPLPNNSITIRHITDPESRPK, encoded by the exons ATGTCTACCTACCAAGCGGCGACAATTGTGGCGGCTCCCAACGAGTTTCGCGTCCCGTTTCCCCCATTTGtacaaatttccaaagttcAGTTCCAAAGAGAAGCCGGCTCACGTTTGCTGGCCGCTTCCGGCTGGGATGGCACTTGTCGCGTCTATGAAGTCGGAAAGTTGGGAGATATCTCGGAAAAACTCGTTTTTACACACGGAAAACCACTTTTGACGTGCACTTTTGCG gGTTACAACAAAGTAGCGTTCGGAGGAGTCGATCACAACGTAAAGCTTGCCGATATCGAAACAGGCAACGGAACCCAACTGGGATCGCACGCGCTGGCCGTCCGATGCATGGAATTCAACCCAATGTCGAGCCTCATCGTGTCCGGTGGCTGGGATTCGTCGGTAAAGCTGTGGGACGCGAGAAGCTACGGAAACGGCGCCATCGAGTCGGTCAACGTGTCGAGCAGTGTCTACGCGATGGATGTTCTGAAGCATACGATCCTAGTCGGCACGAAAGATCGCAAAATCTTCATGTATGATAGTCGGAAGCTCCGCGAGCCGCTTCAAGTCCGTGATAGTCCGTTGAAATATCAGACACGGGCGGTGCAGTTCTTTCCGACTGGCGAAGCGTTTGTGGTGTCGTCGATCGAGGGAAGAGTCGCTGTAGAGTATGTAGATCAGAGTGGAGAGGAGATGATGAAGAGAAAGTATGCGTTCAAATGTCATCGAGAGAAGGATACTGATGGAACTGAGCTGATTCATCCAGTTCATACCGTCGCATTTCATCCGAAATATGGAACTTTTGCGACAGGAGGCGCCGATGGAATTGTCAATATTTGGGATCCTTTCAATCGGAAGCGTATTATTCAGCTTCATAA attcgaAACGTCCATCTCCTCATTATCCTTCAACGAAGACGGCTCCCAGCTTGCGATAGCCACATCCTATCAATACGAGAAGGAAATTGATCCATCACCACTGCCAAATAATTCGATCACCATTCGCCACATTACCGATCCGGAGAGCAGAccgaaataa
- the R06B9.5 gene encoding Phosphoinositide phospholipase C (Partially confirmed by transcript evidence), protein MTYDLSRLTQDLPHETSEPSPKSASTLSLPPGESDQNGNTSSHEGVTPPRRRCTISRSSSIDSISGETLISEYFSSDELDKLSTALSEVTF, encoded by the exons ATGACGTACGATTTGTCTCGCTTGACACAGGATCTTCCACACGAAACATCAGAGCCGTCGCCGAAATCGGCGTCGACGCTCAGCTTGCCACCCGG cgaATCGGACCAAAACGGGAACACGTCGAGTCACGAGGGTGTCACACCACCACGTCGCCGCTGCACCATAAGCCGCTCATCGTCAATCGACTCGATTTCTGGG GAAACACTAATCAGCGAGTATTTCTCGTCCGACGAGCTCGACAAGCTGAGCACTGCACTTAGCGAggtaactttttaa
- the zipt-2.3 gene encoding Zinc transporter ZIP3 (Confirmed by transcript evidence), translating into MSLELLKWIMLGVMALMTIIFGLLPIKVISYLNTTKSAIHQHSSLILSLFSCFAGGVFLSVCFLDMLPDCLEAWESVQTDTNYTSDYPFVQLIALLGFFFVYLTEELSSVICNVGHGHSHSNDPIMESNVTFPRARLATVGSIFNVEGNLVEPCKRSLENYDDDGEGPVRQSIIFTSAFILHVFFECFAFGIQEDAVSVTSIFLGIAMHKAIVMFSLGMKLTRTHPRRSWIVVILILVLALFNVIGGTAGILISSSNMNQTPKDITTAVLMSFSLGTFLYISFFEILAPERANNHSNILQWIASFGGFALLAVNMIWAT; encoded by the exons ATGTCTTTGGAGTTGCTCAAATGGATTATGCTCGGAGTTATGGCCTTGATGACTATAATTTTTGGCCTATTACCGATAAAg gtaatttcCTACCTGAACACGACGAAAAGTGCAATTCACCAACACTCTTCCCTTATTCTCTCACTATTTTCCTGTTTTGCCGGAGGAGTTTTCCTGTCTGTATGCTTTTTGGATATGCTACCGGATTGCTT AGAAGCCTGGGAATCCGTACAAACCGACACAAACTACACCAGTGACTACCCATTCGTCCAACTAATCGCCCTACTCGGCTTCTTCTTCGTCTACCTCACCGAAGAGTTATCCAGTGTGATCTGTAATGTAGGCCATGGGCATTCACATTCAAATGATCCAATTATGGAGTCCAATGTGACATTTCCACGTGCGAGACTAGCTACTGTAGGCAGTATTTTCAATGTGGAGGGGAATTTAGTGGAGCCGTGCAAGAGAAGTCTAGAG aactacGACGACGACGGTGAGGGTCCGGTACGCCAATCAATCATCTTCACCTCGGCCTTCATCCTTCACGTCTTCTTCGAATGCTTTGCGTTTGGAATTCAAGAGGATGCAGTTTCAGTCACGTCGATCTTCCTGGGAATCGCCATGCATAAGGCGATCGTCATGTTTTCTCTTGGGATGAAGCTCACGAGAACTCATCCGCGACGCAGTTGGATTGTCGTAATTCTTATTTTGGTTTTAGCACTGTTTAACGTGATCGGCGGAACAGCTGGAATTCTGATCTCCAGCTCGAATATGAATCAGACGCCGAAGGATATCACGACGGCGGTTTTGATGAGCTTCTCCCTCGGCACTTTTCTCTATATCTCCTTTTTTGAG ATCCTTGCCCCAGAACGTGCCAACAACCACTCCAACATCCTTCAGTGGATCGCCAGTTTTGGAGGATTCGCCCTTCTCGCTGTCAACATGATTTGGGCTAcctaa
- the mig-14 gene encoding Protein wntless homolog (Confirmed by transcript evidence) — translation MAGGAVIENLSNRKLFVIFAGLLVIQIMFFLIGAWYAPSPSSYMEFEMITCRDETKGLSGEWIHRDNCQQISELSEYTPSSFDLREIVFIAKMPHTRDGIELEYSPWFQFLLGVLHVDVEYSEHFKYVAHAPLELEVRMGYRDKESKKNEWKELVTSNVTRILECTIAEDEKKAGGTYDCDMLDLFELGSSSYPFYLINIRIPINQQACQFDNKSANCQIGKLTGLRLIEIHQNGGFTLVWLWTKTFMTPVVAICLWWYYNRINQLARNPLLLERAILLLGLSLVILDFPIEWISLTYRIPFLLLISDLRQGLFYTVLFSFWLIFAGEHLIDDNTRNNLKSYRFNLSFIITASLGLLIYDLIERGIQLYDPFYSVWSSPTGSQIAYFAIFISAISTVAYFIFLFFKIARVWSTIKSKRSAQIYQTSENRRLKVEGVIYRFKFLMLFTLLCSAFTIAAYFMKQYGEAQLHGDEARDGFLTGSTSAFFTGAFGMCNIYVLLLLAMYAPSHKHYRGASQLIDENDDDEIMEDPSNQHTESNAMTTFLKPSTD, via the exons ATGGCGGGCGGAGCCGTCATCGAGAATCTGAGCAATCGGAAGCTTTTCGTCATTTTCGCGGGTCTTTTGGTCATTCAAATTATGTTCTTCCTGATTGGTGCCTGGTATG CTCCATCGCCATCTTCTTACATGGAATTCGAAATGATAACTTGTCGTGACGAGACCAAAGGACTATCTGGAGAATGGATTCATCGAGAT aattgcCAGCAAATATCGGAGTTGTCAGAGTACACACCGTCCTCATTCGATCTTCGAGAAATTGTGTTCATCGCGAAAATGCCGCATACTCG tgacgGAATCGAGCTCGAATACTCCCCGTGGTTCCAGTTCTTGCTCGGCGTGCTTCATGTCGACGTGGAATACAGTGAGCACTTTAAATACGTGGCACATGCTCCACTGGAGCTGGAAGTTCGTATGGGATATCGTGACAAggaatcaaagaaaaatgaatggaaagAGCTGGTCACGTCGAATGTTACACGCATTTTGGAGTGCACAATTGCTGAGGATGAG aaaaaagccGGTGGAACCTACGACTGCGACATGCTTGATCTCTTCGAACTTGGCTCAAGCTCCTACCCATTCTACCTGATCAATATTCGAATTCCGATTAATCAGCAGGCGTGCCAATTCGATAATAAAAGtgcaaattgtcaaattggGAAGCTCACCGGCCTACGACTCATCGAAATTCATCAAAACGGAGGATTCACACTTGTTTGGCTTTGGACTAAGACTTTTATGACACCAGTTGTGGCGATTTGCCTGTGGTGGTATTATAATAGA aTCAACCAACTCGCCAGAAACCCACTTTTACTGGAACGTGCCATTCTTCTGCTCGGCCTAAGTCTCGTCATTCTCGACT TCCCAATTGAATGGATCTCCTTGACCTACCGTATTCCATTCCTACTTCTTATTTCGGATCTTCGTCAAGGTCTCTTCTACACTGTGCTCTTCTcgttttggctcatttttgcCGGCGAGCATCTGATCGATGATAATACCAGAAATAATTTG aaatccTACCGCTTCAACCTCTCGTTCATAATCACCGCCTCGCTGGGCCTATTAATCTACGATCTCATCGAACGCGGAATCCAGCTCTACGATCCTTTCTACAGTGTCTGGTCATCACCGACAGGCTCACAGATCGCCTATTTCGCGATTTTCATCTCCGCCATCAGCACCGTCgcctattttatttttcttttcttcaaaatcgcCAGGGTTTGGAGCACAATCAAGAGCAAACGGAGTGCTCAAATCTATCAAACGAGCGAAAATCGACGGCTTAAAGTGGAGGGAGTGATCTACcgattcaaatttctgatgCTCTTCACCTTGCTCTGCTCCGCATTCACAATCGCCGCATATTTCATGAAACAATACGGAGAAGCACAGCTTCATGGGGATGAAGCTCGTGATGGATTCCTTACTGGAAGCACATCGGCATTCTTTACCGGCGCTTTCGGAATGTGCAATATTTATGTTCTTTTGCTGCTTGCCATGTACGCCCCATCGCACAAACATTATCGTGGAGCTTCTC